In one window of Thermotoga sp. Mc24 DNA:
- a CDS encoding ABC transporter permease, whose product MRKYLTKKILIYILTFFFAVTIDWAIPRFMPGNPINFLISRFAGLPDSVKVLQSYFTQAFGLDKPLWEQYINFWKALFRGDLGISIYMYPQPVARVIARALPYSLVVLLPAVLLSFAIGNRFGAFVARKKRLDNFALPVFYTLTASPYFWFGILLAWIFGVVISLFPLAGAYSFGITPSFSWKFILDFLHHWVLPFGSLFLVMLGGWAIGMRNMIIYELEANYSRYLEALGSSQRLIRRYAYRNAILPQVTGLAIQLGTVVAGALTTEIVFSYPGIGYILMQGILNQDYFLIQGCFLFIILGVLLANFLVDIFYVIIDPRIRKSYSGEV is encoded by the coding sequence TTGAGAAAATATCTTACAAAGAAGATCCTGATCTACATCCTGACCTTCTTTTTTGCCGTCACAATTGACTGGGCTATTCCTCGATTCATGCCAGGAAATCCTATCAATTTTCTGATCTCCAGGTTTGCAGGGCTTCCAGACTCTGTCAAGGTCCTTCAAAGCTACTTCACTCAGGCTTTTGGCCTCGACAAACCCCTCTGGGAGCAGTACATCAACTTCTGGAAAGCACTTTTCAGAGGAGATCTTGGTATAAGCATCTACATGTATCCTCAGCCCGTTGCGAGAGTGATTGCTCGTGCCTTACCTTACTCGCTGGTGGTGCTTCTTCCAGCTGTTCTTCTGAGTTTTGCGATAGGGAACAGGTTTGGAGCTTTCGTTGCGAGGAAGAAGAGACTCGATAACTTTGCGCTGCCTGTTTTTTACACTCTGACAGCATCTCCTTATTTCTGGTTTGGTATCTTACTTGCCTGGATATTCGGTGTGGTTATATCTCTGTTTCCCCTCGCAGGTGCTTACAGCTTTGGAATAACACCCTCATTCTCCTGGAAGTTCATACTCGATTTTCTACACCACTGGGTACTTCCATTCGGTTCTCTGTTCCTCGTGATGCTCGGAGGCTGGGCAATAGGTATGAGAAACATGATCATCTACGAACTGGAAGCGAACTATTCCAGATACCTCGAGGCACTCGGATCTTCTCAGAGACTCATCAGAAGATACGCTTACAGGAACGCCATCCTACCACAGGTCACAGGTCTTGCCATCCAGCTCGGAACGGTGGTCGCGGGTGCTCTTACGACGGAAATCGTCTTCTCCTACCCCGGTATAGGGTACATCCTCATGCAGGGGATTTTGAACCAGGATTATTTCCTGATTCAGGGGTGCTTTCTGTTCATCATCCTTGGGGTGCTTCTTGCCAACTTCCTCGTTGATATCTTCTATGTGATCATAGATCCCAGAATAAGAAAATCCTACTCGGGAGAGGTTTGA
- a CDS encoding ABC transporter permease: MTRKEFVHFFLKNKKVIFAICVYAGLIILALVGPYLSPYKDPLAFVGPGYQPPSKEHWLGTNTFGQDIFTQLVYGLRSSLFVGLLGGTLATAIGLLVGFVAGYKGGWFDELLMMFTNILMVIPTLALLIIIAAYLPYRGVFIESVIIGFTAWPWTARAVRAQTLSLKTREFVDLARITARKPMKIIFGEIMPNMMSYVFMVFILQFGGAILAATGLDFIGLGPTRGISLGIMMQQATLWNAIQLGMWWWAITPGAVITLMVATLYVMNAGLDEVFNPKLREM, translated from the coding sequence ATGACGAGAAAAGAATTCGTCCATTTCTTCTTGAAGAATAAAAAGGTCATCTTTGCCATATGTGTGTACGCTGGGTTGATCATCCTGGCTCTGGTAGGACCCTACCTTTCACCTTATAAAGATCCCCTTGCTTTTGTGGGACCTGGATATCAACCTCCGAGCAAAGAGCACTGGCTCGGGACCAACACTTTCGGTCAAGACATTTTCACCCAACTCGTCTACGGTCTCAGGAGTTCTCTGTTCGTTGGACTTCTTGGCGGAACCCTGGCAACGGCTATTGGGCTTCTTGTTGGTTTTGTTGCAGGATACAAGGGTGGATGGTTTGACGAGCTTCTCATGATGTTCACGAATATTCTCATGGTCATACCAACGCTTGCACTACTCATCATCATCGCAGCGTACCTTCCTTACAGAGGTGTATTCATTGAGAGTGTAATCATTGGATTCACAGCCTGGCCCTGGACCGCGAGAGCTGTCAGGGCGCAGACTCTCTCCTTGAAAACGAGAGAATTCGTTGATCTCGCAAGAATCACTGCGAGAAAGCCTATGAAGATCATCTTCGGTGAGATCATGCCCAACATGATGTCCTACGTTTTCATGGTGTTTATTCTCCAGTTCGGCGGTGCCATTCTTGCAGCTACAGGACTCGACTTCATCGGTCTTGGTCCAACAAGGGGCATCTCACTGGGAATAATGATGCAACAAGCCACATTGTGGAACGCCATACAACTCGGTATGTGGTGGTGGGCTATCACTCCAGGGGCTGTGATCACGCTCATGGTTGCGACCCTCTACGTCATGAATGCGGGTCTTGACGAAGTCTTCAATCCTAAACTCAGGGAGATGTGA